One Schlesneria paludicola DSM 18645 DNA segment encodes these proteins:
- a CDS encoding DUF559 domain-containing protein codes for MAIKHIVGTCPNGKSVNLVIFENDIWISQFELAVLFESSIKTINEHTSAIAVTPELKRQFDIEKTEGSRRIRRRVVHFGLDVSHQIAIRSRRWSEHTWLIETANFLGVTKSHFLVHPVKERHFEELLFGVFDGLCQIQRQYPVGQYRIDFYIPSLRLAIEYDEKHHLNSPNQNRDRQREFEIAAILDGIEFIRVQEGSEIQGINLVVRRLITGISLAASSSPPAE; via the coding sequence ATGGCCATTAAACACATCGTTGGCACCTGCCCGAATGGAAAGTCGGTCAACCTCGTCATCTTCGAAAATGACATCTGGATATCACAATTCGAACTGGCTGTATTGTTTGAATCGTCAATCAAAACGATCAATGAGCACACGTCGGCTATCGCCGTAACGCCTGAACTTAAGCGCCAATTCGATATCGAGAAAACGGAGGGCAGCCGTCGGATTCGCAGGAGGGTAGTTCACTTTGGGCTCGATGTTTCGCACCAAATCGCGATACGCAGCAGACGATGGTCAGAGCACACCTGGCTTATCGAAACAGCAAATTTTCTTGGTGTAACGAAATCGCATTTTCTCGTCCATCCCGTCAAGGAACGCCATTTCGAGGAATTGCTCTTCGGAGTGTTCGACGGACTGTGCCAGATTCAGAGGCAATATCCCGTAGGTCAATATCGAATCGATTTCTACATTCCCTCTCTACGGCTCGCGATTGAATACGACGAGAAGCACCATTTGAACTCCCCAAATCAGAATCGAGATCGACAACGAGAATTTGAGATCGCCGCCATTCTGGATGGAATAGAATTCATCCGTGTGCAAGAAGGGAGTGAGATCCAAGGAATCAATCTCGTAGTTCGAAGGTTAATTACTGGAATTTCCCTGGCGGCGTCTTCAAGCCCGCCTGCGGAGTAG